The following are from one region of the Fusarium verticillioides 7600 chromosome 1, whole genome shotgun sequence genome:
- a CDS encoding methylisocitrate lyase → MGSRGDVNKSITAGKLLRQRIEAGDFILAPGVYDGFSARIALEVGFDVLYMTGAGVTASVHGCADLGIATLNDMRRSAETIASLSPSTPVIADADTGYGGPIMVARTVEQYSRSGVGALHIEDQVQTKRCGHLAGKVLVDLEEYVARIRAAVQARRRIGSDIVIIARTDSIQKHGYEEALGRLRAARDAGADAAFPEGLRSVEEARRMIADLAPWPVLLNMVENSVTPKLSAKEAENLGFSMIIVPLATLAPAYTAVKAGLQKLKETGSADTELTPQDLFRVCGLDESMKVDEEAGASNFEGGVD, encoded by the exons ATGGGCTCACGAGGAGATGTCAATAAATCCATCACTGCGGGGAAACTGTTACGCCAAAGGATAGAAGCCGGTGATTTCATCCTTGCTCCTGGTGTATACGATGGGTTCTCTGCGCGCATTGCGCTCGAAGTTGGATTTGATGTCCTGTACATG ACTGGAGCAGGAGTCACAGCATCCGTTCACGGATGTGCTGACCTAGGGATCGCAACACTGAACGACATGCGGCGGAGCGCAGAAACGATTGCCAGTTTGTCACCATCTACGCCTGTTATTGCTGACGCGGACACCGGATACGGCGGACCAATCATGGTGGCACGTACGGTTGAACAATATTCGCGCTCAGGTGTCGGGGCGCTACATATCGAAGACCAGGTGCAGACCAAGCGATGCGGCCATCTCGCTGGAAAGGTCCTGGTGGACTTGGAGGAGTATGTGGCCCGTATACGGGCTGCCGTGCAAGCACGTCGAAGGATTGGAAGTGATATAGTCATCATTGCACGGACAGACTCCATCCAGAAGCATGGATATGAAGAAGCACTGGGACGGCTCCGTGCTGCACGCGATGCTGGAGCTGATGCTGCTTTCCCCGAAGGTCTTCGATCGGTCGAAGAAGCGCGGCGGATGATCGCAGATCTCGCACCATGGCCAGTATTGCTGAACATGGTGGAGAATAGCGTCACGCCGAAGCTCTcagccaaagaagccgaaAACTTGGGGTTCAGCATGATAATTGTGCCGCTGGCCACCCTGGCGCCGGCTTATACTGCAGTCAAGGCTGGTCTGCAAAAGCTGAAGGAAACCGGTTCAGCAGATACGGAGCTTACACCACAAGATCTATTTCGGGTCTGCGGGCTCGATGAGTCgatgaaggttgatgaggaggctggagCATCTAACTTTGAAGGTGGCGTGGACTGA
- a CDS encoding exoglucanase type C encodes MYRVIATASALIAAARAQQVCSLTTETKPALTWSKCTSSGCSDVKGSVGIDANWRWTHQTSGSTNCYTGNKWDTSICTDGKTCAEKCCLDGADYAGTYGITSSGNQLSLGFVTQGPYSKNIGSRTYLMENENTYQMFQLLGNEFTFDVDVSGIGCGLNGALYFVSMDEDGGKAKYSGNKAGAKYGTGYCDAQCPRDVKFINGVANSEGWEPSDSDANAGVGNLGTCCPEMDIWEANSISTAFTPHPCTKLTQHSCTGNSCGGTYSDDRYGGTCDADGCDFNAYRQGNKTFYGPGSNFNVDTTKKMTVVTQFHKGSDGRLSEITRLYVQNGKVIANSESKIAGNPGSSLTSDFCSKQKSVFGDIDDFTKKGGWNGMSDALAAPMVLVMSLWHDHHSNMLWLDSTYPTDSTKVGSQRGSCATTSGKPSDLERDVPNSKVSFSNIKFGPIGSTYKSDGTTPNPPASSSTTGSSTPTNPPAGSVDQWGQCGGQNYSGPTTCKSPFTCKKINDFYSQCQ; translated from the exons ATGTATCGCGTCATCGCAACCGCCTCGGCTCTTATTGCCGCTGCCCGGGCTCAACAGGTCTGCTCTTTGAccaccgagaccaagcctgcCTTGACCTGGTCCAAGTGTACATCCAGCGGCTGCAGCGATGTCAAGGGCTCCGTGGGTATTGATGCCAACTGGCGATGGACTCACCAGACTTCTGGATCTACCAATTGTTACACCGGAAACAAGTGGGATACCTCCATCTGCACTGATGGCAAGACCTGCGCCGAGAAGTGTTGTCTTGATGGCGCCGACTATGCTGGCACCTACGGAATCACTTCCAGCGGCAACCAGCTCAGTCTTGGATTCGTCACCCAGGGCCCCTACAGCAAGAACATCGGTAGCCGAACCTACCTCATGGAGAACGAGAACACCTACCAGATGTTCCAGCTTCTGGGCAACGAGTTCACCTTTGACGTCGATGTCTCTGGTATCGGCTGCGGTCTGAACGGTGCTCTCTACTTCGTCAGCatggacgaggatggtgGCAAGGCCAAGTACTCCGGAAACAAGGCCGGAGCCAAGTACGGAACTGGTTACTGTGATGCTCAGTGCCCTCGtgatgtcaagttcatcaacggAGTT GCCAACTCTGAAGGCTGGGAGCCCTCTGACAGTGATGCTAACGCTGGTGTTGGTAACCTGGGCACTTGCTGTCCCGAGATGGATATCTGGGAGGCCAACTCCATCTCCACCGCCTtcactcctcatccttgcaCCAAGCTCACTCAGCACTCTTGCACTGGCAACTCTTGCGGTGGAACCTACTCTGATGACCGATATGGCGGTACTTGCGATGCCGACGGTTGTGATTTCAACGCCTACCGCCAGGGCAACAAGACCTTCTACGGCCCTGGATCCAACTTCAACGTCGAtaccaccaagaagatgactgTTGTCACTCAGTTCCACAAGGGCAGCGACGGACGTCTTTCTGAGATCACCCGTCTGTACGTCCAGAACGGCAAGGTCATTGCCAACTCCGAGTCCAAGATTGCAGGCAACCCCGGTAGCTCTCTTACCTCTGACTTCTGCTCCAAGCAGAAGAGCGTCTTTGGCGATATCGatgacttcaccaagaagggtGGCTGGAACGGCATGAGCGATGCTCTCGCAGCCCCCATGGTTCTTGTTATGTCTCTCTGGCACGAC CACCACTCCAACATGCTCTGGCTCGACTCTACCTACCCTACCGACTCTACCAAGGTTGGATCCCAGCGAGGTTCTTGCGCTACCACCTCTGGCAAGCCCTCCGACCTTGAGCGAGATGTTCCCAACTCCAAGGtttccttctccaacatcaagttCGGTCCCATCGGAAGTACCTACAAGAGCGACGGCACCACCCCCAACCCCCctgccagcagcagcaccactGGTTCTTCCACTCCTACCAACCCCCCTGCCGGCAGCGTCGACCAGTGGGGACAGTGCGGTGGCCAGAACTACAGCGGCCCCACGACCTGCAAGTCTCCCTTCACctgcaagaagatcaacgacTTCTACTCCCAGTGCCAGTAA